TGCTTCCTCTTTTGCTAATTTTTGAAGTGCAACTTCAATTAACTGTGCAATCTCTTTTTTTGAAATTTCCTTATTTAAGGAATTTAAATCTATATTATTTTGCCCATTGAATGTTATATCTTGATTCAATGTGAACCGTATATCTTCTTTTTCTCTTATTCCATAAGATGCACGACGAATGTTCAGCAGATTTAAAGGGGTGATATTATCAGACGTTGAACTTCCTCCAACAGTTCCACAGCCTAATGTTAATGCAGGAGATAGGTTTGTAGTAGCTCCAATACCTCCTAAAGCCCCTGGTGTATTAACTAAAAATCTGGACACAGGTTTCCGAAGTGCAAATTCACGAATCACCGCTTCATCGGACGAATGAATACACAAAGTATGTCCTATGCCTTCAACATTTAATAATTCAATACAGCGATCGCATGCACTTATCCAATCATTTTCTGTATAAAATGCTAATATGGGACATAATTTTTCACGAGCATATGGATTTACTTTTGATACTTCCGTTTGTCTAGATATTAAAACCGTTGTATTATCAGGAACAGTAATATCTGCCATTTGAGCAATGCTGTAAGCCGTTTTACCAACTATCTTTGGATTCATTGTCCCGTTAGATCTTAAAATAAATTTCGATAATAATTGGCTTTCTTTCTCATTTAGGAAATATGCTCCTTGTCGTTTAAACTCTTGGATAACTTTACTTTCACTAATTTGTTCAACTACAACAGATTGCTCTGAAGCACAGATAACTCCATTATCAAAGGTTTTACTGGAAATAATACGAGATACGGCCTTTTCAATATCAGCGGTTCTTTCAATAAAGGCAGGCCCGTTTCCTGGTCCGACGCCAATTGCTGGATTACCAGAGCTATAAGCCGCCCGAACCATTGCTCCGCCTCCTGTTGCAAGAATTAAAGCAACATCCTTATGTTTCATTAATTCAGATGTTCCTTGCATACTTAAGATGGTTAACGTTCCAATAGCGCCTGCTGGAGCACCAGCTTCTATTGCCGCCTTGTTTAAAATCTTTACCGTTTCCAAAATGCATTGTTTTGCTCCAGGATGTGGAGAAAATACAATTGCATTTCTTGCTTTAATTGCAATTAGTGCCTTGTAGATAACGGTTGATGTGGGATTTGTAGAAGGAATTACCCCCGCTATCACGCCAAGCGGAACAGCAACTTCCATCACCTTTTGCTTCTCGTTATCATTTAAAATACCCACAGTTTTCATATTTTTGATGCTTTCATAGACTTTCTCACTAGCAAATTTATTTTTAATTATTTTATCTTCAACATTACCAAATCCAGTTTCTTCATGTGCTAACATTGCTAACTTTTCAGCATTAGCAAAAGCTGCTTTAGCCATATGCTCAACTATCTGATCAATATCCTTTTGACTCATTTCAGCCAATTCAGCTTGTGCTTTTAGCGCAGATGCAATTAGTAATCTAGCTTCTTGGATTGATTGAAGGTCCTTATCAAATTCTGGCATTTTTAAGATTCCTTTCTTTTATCTCTTAAATAATCTCTTGCTAAATCGGTCATTTTAACTTCTGAACTTATGTCAATGGATGGATTATCTATTACATCTTTTAATGTAAGAACGTTTTTGTTCATAGCTTCCTTAACAACATATTTATCCCGCAATTGATTGGTTTCTTGTTCCTCAATT
This genomic interval from Virgibacillus pantothenticus contains the following:
- a CDS encoding acetaldehyde dehydrogenase (acetylating), giving the protein MPEFDKDLQSIQEARLLIASALKAQAELAEMSQKDIDQIVEHMAKAAFANAEKLAMLAHEETGFGNVEDKIIKNKFASEKVYESIKNMKTVGILNDNEKQKVMEVAVPLGVIAGVIPSTNPTSTVIYKALIAIKARNAIVFSPHPGAKQCILETVKILNKAAIEAGAPAGAIGTLTILSMQGTSELMKHKDVALILATGGGAMVRAAYSSGNPAIGVGPGNGPAFIERTADIEKAVSRIISSKTFDNGVICASEQSVVVEQISESKVIQEFKRQGAYFLNEKESQLLSKFILRSNGTMNPKIVGKTAYSIAQMADITVPDNTTVLISRQTEVSKVNPYAREKLCPILAFYTENDWISACDRCIELLNVEGIGHTLCIHSSDEAVIREFALRKPVSRFLVNTPGALGGIGATTNLSPALTLGCGTVGGSSTSDNITPLNLLNIRRASYGIREKEDIRFTLNQDITFNGQNNIDLNSLNKEISKKEIAQLIEVALQKLAKEEA